The Saccopteryx leptura isolate mSacLep1 chromosome 2, mSacLep1_pri_phased_curated, whole genome shotgun sequence genome has a window encoding:
- the SOCS2 gene encoding suppressor of cytokine signaling 2 produces the protein MTLRCLEPSGNGAEGTRSQLGTAGSAEEPSPEAARLAKALRELSQTGWYWGSMTVNEAKEKLKEAPEGTFLIRDSSHSDYLLTISVKTSAGPTNLRIEYQDGKFRLDSIICVKSKLKQFDSVVHLIDYYVQMCKDKRTGPEAPRNGTVHLYLTKPLYTAAPPLQHLCRLTINKCTGTIWGLPLPTRLKDYLEEYKFQV, from the exons ATGACCCTGCGGTGCCTCGAGCCCTCCGGGAATGGCGCGGAAGGGACGCGGAGCCAGTTGGGGACCGCAGGGTCCGCGGAGGAGCCGTCCCCGGAGGCGGCGCGTCTGGCCAAGGCCTTGCGGGAGCTCAGTCAAACAG GTTGGTACTGGGGAAGTATGACTGTTAATGAAgccaaagagaaattaaaagaggCACCAGAAGGAACTTTCTTGATTAGAGATAGTTCGCATTCAGACTACCTACTAACAATATCTGTTAAAACATCAGCTGGACCAACTAATCTGCGAATCGAATACCAAGATGGGAAATTCAGATTGGACTCTATCATATGTGTCAAGTCCAAGCTTAAACAGTTTGACAGTGTGGTTCATCTGATCGACTACTATGTTCAGATGTGCAAGGATAAGCGGACGGGCCCAGAAGCCCCCCGGAACGGCACTGTTCACCTTTATCTGACCAAACCGCTCTACACAGCCGCGCCACCACTGCAGCATCTCTGTAGACTCACCATTAACAAATGTACCGGTACCATCTGGGGACTGCCTTTACCAACAAGACTAAAAGATTACTTGGAAGAATATAAATTCCAGGTATAa